Proteins encoded within one genomic window of Argiope bruennichi chromosome 7, qqArgBrue1.1, whole genome shotgun sequence:
- the LOC129974909 gene encoding calcineurin B homologous protein 1-like, whose protein sequence is MGNKSSLMLQPEEIAEIHQETGFSPSQIERLYSRFTNLDKTDNGTLSREDFLRIPELAINPLGDRIVHAFFNEAYDDRINFRQFMRVLSRFRPVKKNKENKLNSREEKLRFAFKMYDLDDDNKISRDELLAVLHMMVGANISEEQLANIADRTILEADHDGDHMISFEEFCSTLERTDVEEKMSIRFLH, encoded by the exons ATGGGTAACAAATCTTCTTTAATGCTGCAACCTGAGGAAATAGCAGAAATCCATCAAGAAACTGGGT tttCTCCTAGCCAAATTGAGAGACTTTATAGCAGATTCACTAACTTGGATAAAACTGATAATGGGACACTCag TCGAGAAGATTTTCTTCGTATTCCGGAACTGGCCATAAATCCTCTGGGTGATCGCATTGTCcatgctttttttaatgaagcataTGATGATAGAATTAATTTTAGGCAATTCATGAGAGTCCTTTCACGATTCCGTCCAGTGAAGAAGAACAAGGAAAATAAGTTAAACAGCAGGGAAGAAAAATTACGTT ttgctTTCAAAATGTATGATCTTgatgatgataataaaatttcaagagaTGAGTTGTTGGCTGTATTGCATATGATGGTGGGAGCAAATATTTCTGAAGAGCAA CTTGCTAATATTGCTGACCGAACCATCTTGGAAGCTGATCATGATGGTGATCACATGATATCTTTTGAGGAATTTTGCTCGACTCTGGAGCGCACAGATGTGGAGGAAAAGATGAGCATCCGATTCCTTCATTGA